From a single Deltaproteobacteria bacterium genomic region:
- a CDS encoding B12-binding domain-containing radical SAM protein, whose translation MKVLLVAPYTNHKAVPLAHWTPLNVTFIAALLRRNGHDVSIFDRHGMIARLGLDRNLIDRSMIDHVRRTRPDMVGFNTVSPLIYDTIESVALIRSVYSGPMVAGGHHATALPDLTLRRIPELCAVVEGEGEIPMVELVSGAAPETIPGVWWRKKEDQFIHTPPHRNPNLDDLPFPAFDLLDMKYYTRPSISTIRGFYLSTVSILSSRGCERRCDFCSESSTYGRGVRFHSVDYVMEWIRHILKNYGVEALYFMDNDFLIDERRAGEICERMLSEGMHKRIKWAIQARANRIQPAILRQLKRAGCILIEIGIESGLQDQLNSVRKGTTVQVNERAVKLIQRHRMHPHLYMITGFEGETLSDLEKKLAWIKHLNPASFSWFPLQLYPGTALYEKRGNRFFEENEWTRERIQAYYKNTCLASFSPRERDEWMKIHFQPFFRWRHHVNLLLRNRPLKLARFIYQARTKSGIL comes from the coding sequence CATAAGGCCGTTCCGCTGGCCCATTGGACGCCCCTGAATGTCACCTTCATCGCTGCGTTATTAAGGCGCAACGGCCATGACGTATCCATTTTCGACCGGCACGGCATGATCGCCAGGTTGGGGTTGGACAGGAACCTCATCGACAGGTCCATGATCGATCATGTCCGGAGAACCAGGCCGGACATGGTCGGTTTCAATACGGTATCTCCCCTGATTTATGACACCATCGAGAGCGTAGCGCTGATCCGAAGCGTGTACTCCGGACCCATGGTGGCCGGGGGACACCACGCCACCGCCCTCCCCGACCTGACCCTTCGAAGAATTCCCGAGCTTTGCGCCGTTGTGGAAGGCGAGGGCGAGATACCCATGGTCGAACTGGTGTCCGGGGCCGCCCCGGAGACCATACCCGGTGTTTGGTGGAGAAAGAAGGAGGATCAATTCATTCACACTCCGCCGCATCGGAATCCCAACCTGGACGACTTGCCTTTTCCTGCTTTTGACCTGCTGGATATGAAGTACTATACCCGTCCCAGCATATCCACGATTCGAGGCTTCTACCTCTCCACAGTATCCATATTGAGTTCCAGGGGGTGCGAACGCCGGTGCGATTTCTGTTCGGAATCATCCACGTACGGCCGCGGTGTTCGATTTCACAGCGTAGACTATGTCATGGAATGGATACGCCACATCCTTAAGAACTATGGCGTTGAAGCCCTCTATTTCATGGACAATGATTTCTTGATCGACGAGCGGCGCGCCGGGGAGATATGTGAACGTATGCTGTCGGAGGGCATGCACAAACGAATCAAATGGGCCATACAGGCCCGGGCCAACCGGATTCAACCCGCGATCTTGAGACAGCTTAAGCGTGCGGGATGTATCTTAATTGAAATCGGTATCGAGTCGGGCTTACAGGATCAGTTGAACTCCGTTCGCAAGGGTACGACCGTGCAGGTCAATGAGCGGGCCGTAAAGCTCATACAAAGACACCGAATGCACCCTCACCTGTATATGATCACCGGGTTCGAAGGGGAAACCCTTTCGGACCTGGAAAAGAAACTTGCCTGGATCAAACACCTTAATCCCGCTTCATTTAGCTGGTTTCCCCTGCAGCTGTATCCCGGAACAGCCCTGTATGAGAAAAGAGGAAACCGCTTTTTCGAGGAAAATGAATGGACTCGCGAAAGGATTCAGGCTTATTATAAAAATACTTGCCTGGCCTCCTTTTCCCCTCGTGAGCGGGACGAGTGGATGAAAATCCACTTTCAACCGTTTTTCCGGTGGCGCCATCACGTAAACCTGCTGCTTCGCAATCGTCCTCTGAAACTTGCGCGGTTTATCTATCAAGCTCGGACCAAGTCCGGGATTCTTTGA